One region of Quercus lobata isolate SW786 chromosome 2, ValleyOak3.0 Primary Assembly, whole genome shotgun sequence genomic DNA includes:
- the LOC115976348 gene encoding histone deacetylase 6: protein MANQETGSSSSSAPQGHQVQLQQEEEELLSIYGAESGWVEARTSCDHLASLSADLAHIPTPDTPCYRCQHPNENWLCLCCKDVLCSRFVNKHMLQHFQQSNHCLALSYSDLSVWCFSCDAYLDAQVIMQLRPVYETAYILKFGEAPPFRRV, encoded by the exons atggCGAATCAAGAAACTGGTTCGTCTTCTTCCTCTGCTCCACAG GGCCACCAAGTTCAACTTCAGCAAGAAGAGGAAGAGTTACTATCAATATACGGAGCGGAATCGGGTTGGGTTGAAGCTCGAACGAGCTGTGACCATCTGGCCTCTCTGTCGGCCGACCTCGCTCACATTCCCACACCCGATACTCCTTGCTACAG GTGCCAACACCCAAATGAGAACTGGTTATGTTTATGCTGTAAGGACGTGCTCTGTAGCCGTTTTGTGAACAAGCATATGCTGCAGCATTTTCAACAGTCAAATCATTGCCTGGCACTCAGCTACAG TGATCTGTCAGTTTGGTGTTTCTCCTGTGATGCCTATTTGGATGCTCAAGTGATTATGCAACTGCGACCTGTTTATGAGACAGCCTACATTCTTAAATTTGGTGAGGCTCCACCATTTCGCAGAGTCTAA